One genomic region from Methanocaldococcus fervens AG86 encodes:
- a CDS encoding GTPase gives MRYKKVPVKKIVNNIIDECDVILLVLDARDPEMTRNRELEKKIKLKGKKLIYVLNKADLVPKEILEKWKKIFGENTVFVSAKRRLGTKILREMIKKSLKEMGKKEGKVGIVGYPNVGKSSIINALTGKRKALTGSVAGLTKGEQWVRLTKNIKLMDTPGVLEMRDEDDLVISGALRLEKVENPIPPALKILTRIDNFDNTILKEYFGVDYEKVDEELLKKIGDKRGYLAKGGEVDLIRTAKTIIKEYQDGKLNYYRVDLKKYGQDRERDISFITKYLKDFPFIEDAKMVVTHLKDFDELYKKIKKPVLGFEEIEGNVVVVSFGEKTKDACRKKVENLCKEKNIEVFSKFGDKIGANNIYIAVGKFKQ, from the coding sequence ATGAGATACAAGAAAGTGCCAGTTAAAAAGATAGTGAATAATATTATTGATGAATGTGATGTTATTTTATTAGTATTAGATGCGAGAGACCCAGAGATGACGAGAAACAGAGAGTTAGAGAAGAAAATTAAATTAAAAGGTAAAAAATTAATTTACGTATTGAATAAAGCTGATTTGGTTCCAAAAGAGATTTTAGAAAAATGGAAAAAAATTTTTGGAGAAAATACTGTTTTTGTATCTGCTAAAAGAAGATTAGGAACAAAAATTTTAAGAGAGATGATTAAAAAATCTTTAAAAGAAATGGGTAAAAAAGAGGGTAAAGTAGGAATTGTGGGCTATCCAAACGTTGGGAAATCTTCCATTATAAATGCTTTAACTGGAAAGAGAAAGGCATTAACTGGAAGTGTAGCTGGGTTAACCAAAGGAGAGCAGTGGGTTAGATTAACTAAAAATATTAAGCTAATGGATACTCCGGGAGTTTTAGAGATGAGGGATGAAGATGATTTAGTCATAAGTGGTGCTTTAAGATTGGAAAAAGTTGAAAATCCCATCCCTCCAGCTTTAAAAATTTTAACTAGGATAGATAATTTTGATAACACAATATTAAAGGAGTATTTTGGTGTTGATTATGAAAAAGTTGATGAAGAGTTGTTAAAAAAGATTGGAGATAAGAGAGGATATTTAGCTAAAGGTGGAGAAGTGGATTTAATTAGAACTGCTAAAACAATTATAAAAGAGTATCAAGATGGAAAACTCAACTATTACAGAGTAGATTTAAAGAAATACGGTCAGGATAGAGAAAGAGATATATCATTCATAACCAAATATTTGAAGGATTTTCCATTTATTGAAGATGCTAAAATGGTTGTAACTCATTTAAAAGATTTTGATGAGCTTTACAAAAAAATAAAAAAACCGGTATTAGGTTTTGAAGAGATAGAAGGAAATGTAGTTGTTGTATCCTTTGGAGAGAAAACAAAAGACGCATGTAGGAAAAAAGTAGAAAATCTATGTAAAGAGAAAAATATAGAGGTTTTTTCTAAGTTTGGGGACAAAATTGGTGCTAACAACATCTACATAGCTGTTGGTAAATTTAAGCAGTGA
- a CDS encoding NADH-quinone oxidoreductase subunit B family protein, whose translation MIKKTARKKCIHVMLVYTGGCNACDIEVVNAIFSPFYDAEQYNVFLTFNPREADILVVTGCVTKTVAESLKKIYEKIPEPKAVVAVGACALMGGVYKNIGGDLGTSDFVAGPVENIIPVDVKVPGCAPRPEDIITGIIRALPKVIEG comes from the coding sequence ATGATTAAAAAAACGGCAAGGAAAAAATGCATTCATGTAATGCTCGTCTATACCGGCGGATGCAACGCATGTGATATTGAAGTTGTTAATGCCATATTTTCTCCTTTTTATGATGCTGAGCAGTATAATGTTTTTTTAACATTTAACCCAAGAGAGGCGGATATTTTAGTTGTTACTGGATGCGTAACTAAAACTGTTGCCGAATCTTTAAAAAAGATTTATGAGAAGATTCCCGAGCCTAAAGCTGTTGTTGCCGTTGGAGCGTGTGCATTGATGGGAGGAGTTTATAAAAATATAGGGGGAGATTTGGGAACATCAGACTTTGTAGCTGGACCTGTTGAAAATATCATTCCAGTAGATGTTAAAGTGCCTGGATGTGCTCCAAGACCTGAAGATATTATAACTGGAATAATTAGGGCATTACCTAAAGTTATTGAGGGATAA
- a CDS encoding respiratory chain complex I subunit 1 family protein, which translates to MIDEIVSIIGIPALAFAISTYIPGIQRKIEARIQQRIGPSILAPGFWALFKFLYKEVKTPDANLPRLYNLLPLLSITVLWILLAITSLTSFHILSNEIGIVGLLKLEEMMYVILGSLAFSIMGWRMPFIDECKGTSFIKTLKLSLEQLGAVRSFKMITIGSFPFYLATFLPFVQKKSIFLKDVIGEPFLFSLAGIFGAICYFIGYVIMVKEYPFSITHTKADVIEGPAMELMAKYRALYLASKELLLITLGSLFATLYLGIPPDIQNPITIVENFVIAIIFPILATFVRAFSPVLLFKQIYPMSYIATLIGVVGFIFALLGW; encoded by the coding sequence ATGATTGATGAAATAGTTTCAATAATTGGCATTCCTGCTTTAGCATTTGCAATCTCCACATATATCCCCGGAATTCAAAGAAAAATAGAGGCAAGGATACAGCAAAGAATAGGGCCAAGTATATTAGCTCCTGGATTTTGGGCACTTTTTAAATTTTTGTATAAGGAAGTAAAAACACCAGATGCAAATTTACCAAGATTATACAACTTATTACCTTTATTATCTATAACTGTGTTGTGGATACTGTTAGCAATAACATCGTTAACCTCATTTCATATTTTATCCAACGAGATTGGTATTGTTGGTTTGCTAAAATTGGAGGAGATGATGTATGTCATTCTCGGCTCTTTAGCGTTTTCAATTATGGGCTGGAGAATGCCATTTATAGATGAATGTAAAGGAACTTCATTCATAAAAACCTTAAAACTTTCATTGGAACAATTGGGGGCAGTAAGGAGCTTTAAAATGATAACCATTGGTTCATTTCCATTTTACTTAGCTACATTCTTACCATTTGTTCAAAAAAAGAGTATATTTTTAAAAGATGTAATTGGCGAGCCATTTTTATTCTCATTGGCTGGAATATTTGGGGCGATATGTTACTTTATAGGTTATGTTATAATGGTTAAGGAGTATCCTTTTTCAATAACACACACAAAGGCAGATGTTATTGAAGGACCTGCAATGGAATTGATGGCTAAGTATAGGGCTTTGTATTTGGCAAGTAAGGAGCTTTTATTAATAACTTTGGGAAGTTTATTCGCCACTTTATATTTAGGAATACCTCCAGATATACAAAATCCAATAACAATAGTTGAGAACTTTGTCATAGCAATAATATTCCCTATATTGGCTACATTTGTTAGAGCGTTCTCTCCAGTACTCTTATTTAAGCAGATATATCCTATGTCCTATATTGCAACGTTAATTGGAGTTGTTGGATTTATCTTTGCCCTGCTCGGCTGGTAA
- a CDS encoding coenzyme F420-0:L-glutamate ligase yields the protein MRAYPIKTKYIKRGENFIPIVVEAIKNSGISLEDGDFVVLSEKMVSTAEGNFVDENNFKPGILAYFCYYWSKYLWGHILGKLLKVKEDKIKNLRNMPKEETLKHKQTIIETVGLRYALKPYAEGGVDLTNVPGTYACPLPKNPKKWAEELYKEIKKELGVDVVVMVADTDATYKVLNFYVTALPYAIDGIISGIGVFGFILGRLADVLKIGGFVGCTPLAIAGNEKYYKKYSIYELVRIAFICDRVHKTIKNINEVLEKYNSYIITEEILEKLEHTPVVVVKMKEEYLPAEQGKDKSNNSN from the coding sequence AGAGCTTATCCTATCAAAACGAAATACATAAAAAGAGGGGAAAATTTTATTCCAATTGTCGTTGAAGCTATAAAAAACAGCGGAATTAGTTTAGAGGATGGGGATTTTGTTGTTTTAAGTGAGAAGATGGTTTCAACTGCTGAAGGAAACTTTGTTGATGAAAATAACTTCAAACCAGGAATTTTAGCTTATTTTTGCTATTATTGGTCAAAATACTTATGGGGCCATATACTTGGAAAGCTGTTAAAAGTTAAAGAAGATAAAATAAAAAATTTAAGGAATATGCCAAAAGAAGAAACGTTAAAGCATAAACAAACAATAATAGAAACTGTTGGGTTGAGATATGCTTTAAAACCTTATGCTGAGGGGGGTGTTGATTTAACAAACGTTCCCGGAACTTATGCCTGCCCGCTACCAAAAAATCCAAAAAAATGGGCTGAAGAGCTATATAAAGAAATAAAAAAAGAGTTAGGGGTTGATGTAGTTGTTATGGTTGCAGATACCGATGCCACATATAAAGTTTTGAATTTTTATGTAACTGCTTTACCATACGCAATAGATGGAATAATTAGTGGAATTGGTGTTTTTGGTTTTATACTTGGAAGATTGGCCGATGTTCTAAAAATTGGAGGATTTGTAGGATGCACTCCATTAGCAATAGCTGGAAATGAAAAATATTATAAAAAATATTCAATTTATGAGCTTGTTAGAATAGCATTTATTTGCGATAGAGTTCATAAAACAATAAAAAACATAAACGAAGTTTTGGAGAAATACAACAGCTATATCATAACTGAAGAGATTTTGGAAAAGCTTGAACATACTCCAGTGGTTGTTGTTAAAATGAAAGAAGAGTACTTACCAGCCGAGCAGGGCAAAGATAAATCCAACAACTCCAATTAA